The Planctomycetaceae bacterium DNA window GATCGACGAACACGCTGCGGCGACTAATCGTCTCCACACCGGACGGCCTCCGACAGGCACCACAATCTACCCGTCGATCGGTTCGGTCGTTTCACACGAACGCGGCAGCGCGGCGGACAATGTGCCGGCGTATGTCGTCATGGGCTACCCCAGCGCGACTCGCGGGCCGGGGTTTCTGGGAGCTCGGCACAACTACATCTATCTGACCGATACCGCTTCCGGACCCGCAGGGCTGCGCAGACCGGACGACGTGACTCCCGACCGCATGGCTCGCCGACAGAAGCTGCTGGCAGGAATGCGCAGCGACTACCGCCGGCAGTTCAGCGGTTTCAGCAATGTCGAAGATTACATCGACGCCGGAATCAGTGGTGACCGGCTGACCGGAAAGAAGTTCGCCCGGGTCTTCGATCTCACGACCGAACACGACGACGTCCGGAACGCCTATGGCAGCGAATTCGGGCAGCGATGCCTGCTGGCTCGGCGGCTGGCCGAATCCGGAGTCCGGTTTTCCGAAGTCAGCTTCAATCTGAACTTCATCAACGGGACCGGCTGGGATACTCACAACGACGGACAGGTCAATCAGCACGTCCTGATCCAGCAGCTTGACCAGTCACTGGCCGCACTCGTCGATGATCTGGAACTTCGCGGCCTGCTGGACACCACACTGGTCGTTGTCGCCACGGAATTCGGGCGGCCGCCGGAATTCGACGGAGGAGGCGGCCGCGGACATCACAGCCAGGCATTCACAATCGCGATGTTCGGCGGCGGACTGAAGACCGGTCAGGTCGTCGGCACCACCGATGAACTCGGTCGCGAAATTGTCGACGAACCTGTCTCCGTGGCGGACATGCACGCCACCATCTACGCAGCGCTGGGCGTGGATCCTCATAAGGAACTGTTCGACGGCGACCGCCCCGTGCCGATCACCGACCACGGACAGCCGGTTTCAAAACTGTTCGTCTGAAGTCAACCGTCGCCACATGCCGTATTCCAACCGCTGGAATCGTTTCATCTACGCGTGCTGGTCGCCGTTCTATGACTTTCTGATCGGACTACCGCCGTTTCAAAAAGCGCGATCGCGGTTGTGGCAATCTGTCGCCGTGAACGATGGGCAACGGCTGCTCTTGGTGGGAGTCGGCACCGGCGAAGACTTCCGGCATCTTCCGGATCGTGCGGTCGTGCTTGGTATCGACCTGTCGCTGCCAATGCTTGCCGTCGCCGCACGGAAAAAGACTCAACTGCAGTTCGAAGTGACTCTGGTGCAGGCCGACGCGCAGTTGCTGCCGGTGACGGACAACAGCATCGATGTGGTCGTCATGACTCTGATTCTCAGCGTCGTCCCTGATCCTCACGGTTGTCTGCGCGAAGCCGTTCGAGTCGTCCGGCCGGAAGGCAGAATCCTGATCCTGGACAAATTCGCTGACTCCGGCCAATCGACCACGCCTGTCCGACGACTGCTGAACCTGATCACCCGGCCGTTCGGAACCGACATCAACCGCCGGCTGGACGACATCCGAACCGGCCTTCCCGTCCGAATTATCGAAGATATCCCCGCCGCGTTCGG harbors:
- a CDS encoding DUF1501 domain-containing protein; translated protein: MNRTRRSFLQTSVASAALAATASANANDSLPRGTAESCIFVWLGGGACHIDTWDPKRVGDPTQGKKKPGSAYRAISTAVPGIQVCEHLRRMADRLDRGVLLRTVNHNVIDEHAAATNRLHTGRPPTGTTIYPSIGSVVSHERGSAADNVPAYVVMGYPSATRGPGFLGARHNYIYLTDTASGPAGLRRPDDVTPDRMARRQKLLAGMRSDYRRQFSGFSNVEDYIDAGISGDRLTGKKFARVFDLTTEHDDVRNAYGSEFGQRCLLARRLAESGVRFSEVSFNLNFINGTGWDTHNDGQVNQHVLIQQLDQSLAALVDDLELRGLLDTTLVVVATEFGRPPEFDGGGGRGHHSQAFTIAMFGGGLKTGQVVGTTDELGREIVDEPVSVADMHATIYAALGVDPHKELFDGDRPVPITDHGQPVSKLFV
- a CDS encoding methyltransferase domain-containing protein, giving the protein MPYSNRWNRFIYACWSPFYDFLIGLPPFQKARSRLWQSVAVNDGQRLLLVGVGTGEDFRHLPDRAVVLGIDLSLPMLAVAARKKTQLQFEVTLVQADAQLLPVTDNSIDVVVMTLILSVVPDPHGCLREAVRVVRPEGRILILDKFADSGQSTTPVRRLLNLITRPFGTDINRRLDDIRTGLPVRIIEDIPAAFGNAYRNIVLQRDP